A window from Actimicrobium sp. CCC2.4 encodes these proteins:
- a CDS encoding efflux RND transporter permease subunit, translated as MWITKVSIRNPVFATMVMVALMVLGLASYRSLGVEKMPDVQFPFVFIQVLYPGASPEAVENDITKPIENVVNTVRGVKKIVSSSFEGRSLTFIEFDLSANMDHGIQEVRDKIATVRAAFPKDAKEPFVARQEENAQPVATLTLTSASGDMRALSTLSEQVVVKRLQNVAGVGQVTTGGNTSRQILINVDPSRMTAQNIGIDEVLRAIQITNQDMPAGVISRGPSEQLVRVEGKIKDPRAFGKIVVARRASGPVFLDQVADIVDGEREETSISRVNGQRAININITKVQDANIIEVGTGLKKAVADMAKTLPAGSTLTIVNSNSDSVERQLDGVKATILEGAVLTMLIVFLFLHSWRSTIITGLTLPISVMATFIAMKAFGFTINALTLMALSLCIGLLIDDAIVVRENIVRHLGMGKSHKDAANDGTSEIGLAVMATTFAIVAVFVPVAFMDGIIGRFFLQFGITVTVAVLVSLFVSFTLDPMLSSVWRDPVENRFRYLPWLGRLMERIEHGIDRLHVRYGRALEWALRWRKVTLLSALLLFVGSLALVPLIGAEMFPETDEGFVTLKFKTAVGSSLAYTDEKIRQVETALKDFPEIASVITTVGGQDGANTAEVSLKLTDRKSTGRRRQKDLEALIRQRLKPIAGLELSVGFQKAIYIAILGQDIAKLDAVAKQVMLKLATIKGVTDLENSLAASTPSVVVKIDNERASDLGLTQQQIGAALRPFVAGDTTSYWLAQDGQNYEVNVQLPKAGRERITDLGNLSVASKNLTPDGRVIMVPLRQVVEFIPATSPQVIKRQALQRRVGIYGNVEGRPAGDVNKEVQAIIKTIDLPDGVRFDVGGQAEQMKDMLGAAVAALGIAVIFIYLVLASQFGSFLQPVAIMVSLPLSLIGVLLALLITGSTLNMFSIIGFIMLMGLVTKNAILLVDFTNHSQLAGQSQHDAILTAGQVRLRPILMTTMAMIFGMLPMALGIGDGGESQAPMGRAVIGGVITSTLLTLLVVPVAYTYLDAWGRRAKGFFRGAEAPSICGE; from the coding sequence ATGTGGATCACCAAGGTCAGTATCCGCAATCCGGTATTTGCGACGATGGTGATGGTGGCGCTGATGGTGCTGGGGCTGGCGTCGTACCGTAGCCTCGGCGTCGAGAAGATGCCGGATGTGCAGTTTCCGTTCGTGTTCATCCAGGTGCTGTATCCGGGCGCGTCGCCGGAAGCGGTCGAGAACGACATCACCAAGCCGATCGAGAACGTCGTCAACACGGTGCGCGGCGTCAAGAAAATCGTCTCGAGTTCGTTCGAAGGCCGCTCGCTGACTTTCATTGAATTTGATTTGTCGGCCAACATGGACCACGGCATCCAGGAAGTGCGCGACAAGATCGCTACCGTCCGCGCTGCCTTCCCGAAAGACGCCAAGGAACCGTTCGTCGCGCGTCAGGAAGAGAACGCCCAGCCGGTCGCGACGCTGACGCTGACCTCGGCCAGCGGCGACATGCGCGCCTTGTCGACGCTGTCCGAACAGGTCGTCGTCAAGCGCCTGCAAAACGTCGCCGGCGTCGGCCAGGTCACCACCGGCGGCAACACCAGCCGGCAGATCCTGATCAACGTCGACCCGTCGCGCATGACCGCGCAAAACATCGGCATCGACGAAGTGCTGCGCGCGATCCAGATCACCAACCAGGACATGCCGGCCGGGGTCATCAGCCGCGGGCCGTCCGAACAGCTGGTGCGGGTCGAAGGCAAGATCAAGGACCCGCGCGCGTTCGGCAAGATCGTCGTCGCGCGCCGTGCCAGCGGTCCGGTGTTTCTGGATCAGGTCGCCGACATCGTCGATGGCGAACGCGAAGAAACCTCGATCTCGCGCGTCAATGGCCAGCGCGCGATCAACATCAACATCACCAAGGTGCAGGACGCCAACATCATCGAAGTCGGCACCGGCCTGAAAAAAGCCGTTGCCGACATGGCAAAAACCCTGCCCGCCGGCAGCACGCTGACCATCGTCAATTCGAATTCGGATTCGGTCGAACGCCAGCTCGATGGCGTCAAGGCCACCATCCTCGAAGGCGCGGTGCTGACGATGCTGATCGTGTTCCTGTTCCTGCATTCGTGGCGCAGCACCATCATCACCGGCCTGACTTTGCCGATCTCGGTGATGGCGACCTTCATCGCGATGAAGGCGTTCGGCTTCACGATCAATGCACTGACCTTGATGGCGCTGTCGCTGTGCATCGGTCTGCTGATCGATGACGCGATCGTGGTCCGCGAGAACATCGTGCGCCATCTCGGCATGGGCAAGAGCCACAAGGACGCTGCCAACGACGGCACCAGTGAAATCGGCCTGGCGGTGATGGCAACGACCTTCGCCATCGTCGCGGTATTCGTGCCGGTGGCGTTCATGGACGGCATCATCGGCCGCTTCTTTTTGCAGTTCGGGATCACGGTGACGGTGGCGGTGCTGGTGTCGCTGTTCGTCAGCTTCACGCTGGACCCGATGCTGTCGTCGGTCTGGCGCGATCCGGTCGAGAACCGCTTCCGCTATCTGCCTTGGCTGGGCAGGTTGATGGAACGCATCGAGCACGGCATCGACCGGCTGCATGTGCGCTATGGCCGTGCGCTGGAGTGGGCGCTGCGCTGGCGCAAAGTCACGCTGTTGTCGGCGCTGTTGCTGTTCGTCGGCAGCCTCGCGCTGGTGCCGCTGATCGGTGCCGAGATGTTCCCGGAAACCGACGAGGGTTTCGTCACCTTGAAGTTCAAGACCGCGGTCGGTTCCAGCCTGGCCTACACCGATGAAAAAATCCGCCAGGTCGAAACCGCGCTGAAAGACTTCCCCGAAATCGCCAGCGTCATCACCACCGTTGGCGGGCAGGATGGGGCCAATACTGCCGAAGTCAGCCTGAAACTGACCGACCGCAAAAGCACCGGGCGACGCCGTCAGAAAGACCTCGAAGCGCTGATTCGCCAACGCCTCAAACCGATCGCCGGACTGGAGCTTTCAGTCGGATTTCAGAAGGCGATTTACATCGCCATCCTCGGCCAGGACATCGCCAAACTCGATGCAGTCGCCAAGCAGGTGATGCTGAAACTGGCCACGATCAAGGGCGTCACCGATCTCGAAAACAGCCTCGCCGCATCGACCCCGTCGGTGGTCGTGAAGATCGACAACGAGCGCGCCAGCGACCTCGGCCTGACGCAGCAGCAGATCGGCGCGGCGCTGCGGCCCTTCGTCGCCGGCGACACCACCAGCTACTGGCTGGCGCAGGATGGCCAGAATTACGAGGTCAATGTGCAGCTGCCGAAAGCCGGACGCGAACGCATCACCGACCTCGGCAACCTGTCGGTCGCCAGCAAGAACCTGACGCCCGATGGCCGCGTCATCATGGTGCCGCTGCGCCAGGTCGTCGAGTTCATCCCGGCGACCAGCCCGCAAGTCATCAAGCGGCAGGCGCTGCAGCGCCGCGTCGGCATCTACGGCAATGTCGAAGGCCGACCGGCCGGCGACGTCAACAAGGAAGTGCAAGCCATCATCAAGACCATCGACCTGCCGGACGGCGTGCGCTTCGATGTCGGCGGGCAGGCCGAGCAGATGAAGGACATGCTGGGCGCGGCGGTGGCTGCGCTCGGTATCGCGGTGATCTTCATCTACCTGGTGCTGGCTTCGCAGTTCGGCAGCTTTTTGCAACCGGTGGCGATCATGGTCTCGCTGCCGCTGTCGCTGATCGGCGTGCTGCTCGCGCTGTTGATCACCGGCAGCACGCTCAACATGTTCTCTATCATCGGCTTCATCATGCTGATGGGGCTGGTGACCAAGAACGCAATCCTGCTGGTCGACTTCACCAACCATTCGCAGCTGGCCGGACAAAGTCAGCACGACGCAATCCTGACAGCCGGGCAAGTGCGCTTGCGGCCTATCCTGATGACGACGATGGCGATGATTTTCGGGATGCTGCCGATGGCGCTGGGGATCGGGGATGGCGGCGAATCGCAGGCGCCGATGGGGCGCGCGGTGATCGGCGGCGTGATCACCTCGACGCTACTGACCTTGCTGGTGGTGCCGGTGGCTTATACGTATCTGGATGCGTGGGGGCGGCGGGCGAAGGGGTTTTTTCGGGGGGCGGAGGCGCCATCGATTTGCGGAGAGTGA
- a CDS encoding efflux RND transporter periplasmic adaptor subunit produces MNNDQPLPPSKRWMIPVAVVVVIAVAGGVMSMRPAKPVEPEKNAAPAVMELAAADVFTVIARDLRVQLPMSGALTAQQQAIVKSKVAGEVRAAPVAEGIRVRRGEVVVRLDTADLKARVGVQEGALDDARARLALAGKNRENSNELLKQKFISQNALDTTQNGVDLAQAAVKSASAQLDIARRAFDDAQVRSPIDGIISKRYVQAGEKATPDMALFAVVDLSRLILEAPVPASEIPRVQVGQGVTFAVDGFGPRVFTGDVVRINPAAEAGSRAIMVYVAVANADGALKSGMYAKGGITLGKSSLVPAVPVAALRSKDGVTTVLRIADGKIIEQVVRPGLRNDDEGMVEITAGLSVGMPVLAVKLDGIKAGSLVKLPATKG; encoded by the coding sequence ATGAACAATGACCAGCCACTCCCTCCGTCCAAACGCTGGATGATTCCCGTCGCCGTGGTCGTCGTGATTGCCGTCGCCGGTGGCGTGATGTCGATGCGTCCGGCCAAACCGGTCGAGCCGGAAAAAAATGCTGCACCGGCCGTGATGGAACTGGCCGCCGCCGATGTCTTCACCGTCATCGCGCGCGACCTGCGCGTACAACTGCCGATGTCGGGCGCGCTGACCGCGCAGCAGCAAGCCATCGTCAAGTCCAAAGTGGCCGGCGAAGTGCGCGCAGCACCGGTCGCCGAAGGCATCCGGGTGCGTCGTGGTGAAGTGGTCGTGCGGCTCGATACGGCCGATCTGAAGGCGCGTGTCGGTGTGCAGGAAGGCGCGCTCGATGACGCCCGTGCCCGCCTCGCGCTGGCCGGCAAGAACCGCGAAAACAGCAACGAACTCCTGAAGCAAAAATTCATTTCCCAGAACGCGCTCGACACCACGCAAAATGGCGTCGACCTCGCGCAGGCCGCCGTCAAGTCGGCCAGCGCCCAGCTCGACATCGCCCGTCGTGCGTTCGATGATGCACAAGTCCGTTCGCCGATCGACGGCATCATCAGCAAGCGCTACGTGCAGGCCGGCGAAAAAGCCACGCCCGACATGGCGCTATTTGCTGTCGTTGATCTGTCGCGGCTGATCCTCGAAGCGCCGGTGCCGGCCAGCGAGATTCCGCGTGTGCAGGTCGGGCAGGGCGTGACTTTTGCGGTCGACGGTTTCGGCCCGCGCGTGTTCACCGGCGACGTGGTGCGCATCAATCCGGCCGCCGAAGCCGGCTCGCGCGCGATCATGGTGTATGTCGCGGTGGCCAATGCCGACGGCGCGCTCAAGTCGGGCATGTATGCCAAGGGCGGCATCACGCTCGGCAAATCATCGCTGGTGCCGGCGGTGCCGGTGGCGGCATTGCGCAGCAAGGACGGCGTGACTACGGTGCTGCGCATCGCCGACGGCAAGATCATTGAACAGGTGGTCCGGCCCGGCTTGCGCAATGACGATGAAGGCATGGTCGAAATTACCGCTGGCCTGTCGGTCGGCATGCCGGTGCTGGCCGTCAAGCTCGATGGCATCAAGGCCGGTTCGCTGGTCAAACTGCCTGCGACGAAAGGCTGA
- a CDS encoding TldD/PmbA family protein, producing the protein MKTYFYQLADFIAARLQGSEQYQCWYSAEASDFVRFNVSAIRQSGHVQQAALTLHLIDGRRHGSATAALAGHIAADGATIEQLIATLRGQLPDLPEDPHLLVATEVNSTEFIEPSRLPSAEAIVDQVLRASTTVDLVGILAMGPMMRGFANAAGQRNWHQSATFNLDWSLYQSRDKAVKTSYAGSDWDSLEFATKMQDAIVQLAMLQRAPVTVRPGAYRAFLTPTALHEIVGMFNWDGLSEKSLRTRQSALRRMRDEGLRLNPAITLSEDTQGGVAPGFQSDGFIKPPRIALIEQGVLTGSMISPRTAMEYGLVNNGAGSGEAMSSIDLAGGTLPMANALAELGTGIFVSNLWYLNFSDRANCRITGMTRFATFWVEDGEIKAPLNVMRFDESVFRLLGDKLLALTSERELLLDSDSYGERANGSARLPGALVKDFTFVL; encoded by the coding sequence ATGAAAACCTATTTCTACCAACTGGCCGACTTCATCGCCGCGCGCCTGCAGGGCAGCGAGCAGTATCAATGCTGGTACTCGGCCGAGGCCTCGGACTTCGTGCGCTTCAACGTCAGCGCGATCCGCCAGAGCGGTCATGTACAGCAAGCCGCGCTGACCTTGCACCTGATCGATGGCCGTCGCCATGGATCGGCCACGGCCGCGCTGGCCGGTCATATCGCCGCCGACGGCGCGACCATCGAACAGCTGATCGCGACACTGCGCGGGCAATTGCCCGACCTGCCGGAAGACCCGCACTTGCTGGTCGCCACCGAGGTCAACTCGACCGAATTCATCGAACCCTCGCGCCTGCCATCGGCCGAAGCCATCGTCGATCAGGTACTGCGTGCATCGACCACCGTCGACCTGGTCGGCATCCTCGCGATGGGTCCGATGATGCGCGGTTTTGCGAATGCCGCCGGGCAGCGCAACTGGCATCAGAGCGCGACCTTCAACCTCGACTGGAGCCTCTATCAAAGCCGCGACAAGGCGGTCAAGACGTCGTATGCCGGCAGCGATTGGGACAGCCTCGAATTCGCCACGAAGATGCAGGACGCCATCGTGCAACTGGCGATGCTGCAGCGCGCGCCGGTGACGGTCAGGCCGGGCGCGTATCGCGCCTTCCTGACACCGACGGCACTGCACGAAATCGTCGGCATGTTCAATTGGGATGGATTGTCGGAGAAGTCGCTGCGCACCCGCCAGAGTGCGCTGCGACGCATGCGCGACGAAGGCTTGCGCCTCAATCCGGCGATCACGCTGAGCGAAGACACGCAGGGCGGTGTCGCGCCCGGCTTCCAGTCCGATGGCTTCATCAAGCCGCCGCGCATTGCGCTGATCGAGCAGGGCGTACTGACCGGCAGCATGATTTCACCGCGCACGGCGATGGAGTACGGACTCGTCAACAACGGGGCCGGCAGCGGCGAAGCGATGAGTTCAATCGACCTGGCCGGTGGTACCTTGCCGATGGCGAACGCGCTGGCCGAGCTGGGCACGGGCATCTTTGTCAGCAATCTCTGGTACCTGAATTTTTCGGACCGGGCCAATTGCCGCATCACCGGCATGACGCGCTTCGCCACCTTCTGGGTCGAGGATGGCGAGATCAAGGCGCCGCTCAACGTGATGCGTTTTGACGAGTCGGTGTTCCGCCTGCTGGGGGATAAACTGCTGGCGCTGACGAGCGAGCGCGAACTGCTGCTCGACAGCGATTCGTATGGCGAGCGGGCCAACGGCAGCGCGCGCTTGCCGGGTGCGCTGGTGAAGGATTTCACGTTCGTGTTGTAA
- a CDS encoding TldD/PmbA family protein — translation MFDTLRHLFHTLIPAVDFCSLRIVDESGEQITVRQNILQPLTTSIDRGAMVTIIHHGGYGYAATSDLSSAGLKDAIARAQAWAAASAGRSVIDYSTITMPHPVGRYASAASTGTNRKDLIALLMQESQACRIDPRIVDWSASVGTISTHQLYLTSGGGELEQQFRYVIPNLSVTANQGADTQTRSLGGQYNGYCRQGGLEVLADAGFYGSGARVAAQAIELLAAPNCPSGTMDLLLMPEQMMLQIHESIGHPIELDRILGDERNFAGTSFVTLDMFGTFLYGSPLLNVTYDPTRSEQFASYGWDDEGQPAEKTYVIQNGILERPLGGAISQARAGIDGVANARACSWNRAPIDRMANLNIEAGDSSLDDMIRSVERGVLMDTNVSWSIDDSRNKFQFGCETGRLIVDGELKDVVKNPNYRGVSESFWRSLKAVGNASTADVMGTPFCGKGEPSQVIRVGHASPACLFGNVDVFGGEA, via the coding sequence ATGTTCGATACACTGCGCCACCTCTTCCACACCCTCATCCCCGCAGTCGACTTTTGCTCGCTGCGCATAGTTGACGAATCAGGCGAGCAGATCACTGTCCGCCAGAACATCCTGCAGCCACTCACCACCAGCATCGACCGCGGCGCGATGGTCACCATCATCCATCACGGCGGCTACGGTTATGCCGCCACCAGCGACCTGAGCAGCGCCGGCCTGAAAGACGCGATCGCCCGCGCGCAGGCCTGGGCCGCCGCCAGTGCCGGGCGCTCCGTCATCGACTACTCGACGATCACGATGCCGCATCCGGTCGGCCGCTATGCCAGTGCCGCCAGCACCGGCACCAACCGCAAGGACCTGATCGCACTGCTGATGCAGGAGTCGCAGGCCTGCCGGATCGATCCGCGCATCGTCGACTGGTCAGCTTCGGTCGGCACCATCAGCACGCATCAGTTGTACCTGACCAGCGGTGGCGGCGAGCTCGAACAGCAGTTCCGCTACGTGATCCCGAACCTGTCGGTCACCGCCAATCAGGGTGCCGATACCCAGACCCGCAGCCTTGGCGGCCAGTACAACGGCTATTGCCGGCAGGGTGGCCTGGAAGTACTGGCCGATGCCGGTTTTTATGGCAGTGGCGCACGTGTTGCTGCGCAGGCTATCGAACTGCTGGCCGCACCGAACTGCCCGAGCGGCACGATGGACCTGCTGCTGATGCCGGAACAGATGATGTTGCAGATCCACGAGTCGATCGGCCATCCGATCGAGCTCGACCGTATCCTCGGCGACGAGCGCAATTTTGCCGGCACCAGCTTCGTCACGCTCGACATGTTCGGCACCTTCCTGTACGGCTCGCCGCTGCTCAACGTGACCTACGATCCGACCCGCAGCGAGCAGTTCGCCAGCTACGGTTGGGACGATGAAGGCCAGCCTGCCGAGAAGACCTACGTGATCCAGAACGGCATACTCGAGCGTCCGCTGGGCGGCGCGATTTCGCAAGCCCGCGCCGGTATCGACGGCGTCGCCAACGCGCGCGCCTGCAGCTGGAACCGCGCGCCTATCGACCGCATGGCCAACCTCAATATCGAAGCCGGCGATAGCTCGCTCGACGACATGATCCGTTCGGTCGAACGCGGCGTGCTGATGGATACCAATGTCTCGTGGTCGATCGATGACTCGCGCAACAAGTTCCAGTTCGGTTGCGAAACCGGCCGGCTGATCGTCGATGGCGAGCTCAAGGACGTGGTCAAGAATCCGAATTATCGCGGCGTCTCGGAGTCGTTCTGGCGCTCGCTCAAAGCCGTCGGCAATGCGTCGACTGCCGATGTGATGGGCACGCCGTTTTGCGGCAAGGGCGAGCCGTCGCAAGTGATCCGGGTCGGCCATGCATCACCGGCCTGCCTGTTTGGCAATGTCGATGTGTTCGGCGGAGAAGCCTGA
- a CDS encoding ABC transporter ATP-binding protein — protein MTTPLLSVKNLRVSFYTDKTHSVEAVKGISFDIPRNTTIALVGESGSGKSVSSLAVMGLLSPENSIVDPTSVIEFEGRNLLALSIAERRNLCGKEISMIFQEPMTSLNPVFTVGFQIAEVLQLHMNMDSRQARARTLALLEEVGIPSPATKIDDYPSQLSGGQQQRVMIAMAIACEPKLLIADEPTTALDVTIQKQIIDLIDALRKKRQMSVLFITHDLALVGEIADSVIVMRNGEVREKGEIRQIFEAPKDPYTKALLRCRPSLDARPMRLPVIADYLEGDGEPAGLLEQRSRGLNGSEDIVLDVRNLGKSFYTREGLFGRKEFKAVSDVSFKLARGKTLGVVGESGSGKTTVGLTLLRLHQATSGQALFEGKDILAMSNKEFMAYKRRIQIIFQNPYASLNPRFTVGQILLEPMQIHAIGRDDKERTGMAYALLKKVGLPEAAFHRYPHEFSGGQRQRIAIARCLTLKPEVLVCDESVSALDVSVQAQVLNLLQDLQEEFNMSYIFISHDLAVVKYIADQVMVMNQGSVVELANSDELYRNPQHAYTRTLLSAIPKGLKH, from the coding sequence ATGACCACACCTCTGCTTTCAGTGAAGAACCTGCGCGTCAGTTTTTACACCGACAAGACCCACAGCGTCGAAGCCGTCAAGGGCATCTCGTTCGATATTCCGCGCAATACCACCATCGCACTGGTCGGTGAATCCGGCAGCGGCAAGTCGGTCAGTTCGCTGGCCGTGATGGGGCTGCTGTCGCCCGAGAACTCGATTGTCGATCCCACCAGCGTCATCGAATTCGAAGGCCGCAACCTGCTCGCGCTATCGATTGCCGAACGACGCAATCTGTGCGGCAAGGAGATCTCGATGATCTTCCAGGAACCGATGACGTCCTTGAATCCGGTCTTCACGGTCGGCTTCCAGATCGCCGAAGTGCTTCAGCTGCACATGAACATGGATAGCCGGCAGGCGCGCGCGCGCACGCTGGCGCTGCTCGAGGAAGTCGGCATTCCATCGCCGGCGACCAAGATCGACGACTACCCGAGCCAGCTGTCCGGCGGCCAGCAACAGCGCGTGATGATCGCGATGGCGATCGCCTGCGAACCGAAACTGCTGATCGCCGACGAGCCGACCACCGCGCTCGACGTAACCATCCAGAAGCAGATCATCGATCTGATCGATGCGCTGCGCAAAAAGCGCCAGATGTCGGTCCTGTTCATCACGCATGACCTGGCGCTGGTTGGTGAAATTGCCGACTCGGTGATCGTCATGCGCAACGGCGAAGTGCGCGAAAAAGGCGAGATCCGCCAGATCTTCGAAGCGCCGAAAGATCCGTACACCAAGGCCTTGCTGCGCTGCCGGCCATCGCTCGACGCCCGCCCGATGCGCCTGCCGGTGATCGCCGATTATCTGGAGGGCGATGGCGAACCGGCCGGCCTGCTCGAGCAGCGCAGCCGCGGCTTGAACGGTAGCGAAGACATCGTGCTCGACGTGCGCAATCTGGGCAAAAGTTTTTACACGCGCGAAGGCCTGTTCGGTCGCAAGGAATTCAAGGCCGTCAGCGATGTCTCGTTCAAGCTGGCGCGCGGCAAGACGCTCGGCGTGGTCGGCGAATCCGGTTCCGGCAAGACCACGGTCGGGCTGACGCTGCTGCGACTGCATCAGGCCACCTCGGGTCAGGCGCTGTTCGAGGGCAAGGATATTCTGGCGATGTCGAACAAGGAGTTCATGGCCTACAAGCGGCGCATCCAGATCATTTTTCAGAACCCGTATGCCTCGCTCAATCCGCGCTTCACGGTCGGCCAGATATTGCTCGAACCGATGCAGATCCATGCGATCGGTCGCGACGACAAGGAGCGCACCGGCATGGCGTATGCGCTGCTGAAAAAGGTCGGATTGCCGGAAGCGGCCTTCCATCGCTATCCGCATGAATTCTCGGGTGGCCAGCGCCAACGGATCGCGATTGCGCGCTGCCTGACACTGAAGCCCGAAGTACTGGTCTGCGATGAGTCGGTGTCGGCGCTGGATGTCTCGGTGCAGGCGCAGGTGCTGAACCTGCTGCAGGATCTGCAAGAAGAATTCAACATGAGCTACATCTTCATTTCGCATGATCTGGCAGTGGTCAAGTACATCGCCGATCAGGTCATGGTGATGAACCAGGGCAGCGTGGTCGAGCTGGCCAATTCGGACGAGCTATACCGTAATCCGCAGCATGCTTATACGCGGACTTTGCTGAGTGCGATTCCGAAGGGGTTGAAGCATTAG
- a CDS encoding ABC transporter permease, with amino-acid sequence MAHIDTAVSPGISPGISPGISPGLWALAWRRLRADTVAMVALAIVVAYLVTLALSATGLVASNWADEVGVNYAPPTFMGAQSAAERGASPIEPGLAALPPENPLDPLKDIIRELRAQTVSQQPVIVNDYGIPDPIGAELAEVRADIAKGGAAKAAIVRKETLPFGADKWGHDILQKTIKGAETSIVVGLVAALLATFLGTVFGAFSGYFGGKVDDLFNWFYSIFTSVPYLLLILAVAAVLQQKGVVTIVLILGLTGWTGTYRLIRAEYLKHKNREYVWAADAIGASHMRKMFTHIFPNVSHVALVQVSILVVGFIKAEVILSFLGFGVPVGTVSWGSMLNEAQNELILGKWWQLVAASVAMAVLVTAFSLFTDALRDALDPKLK; translated from the coding sequence ATGGCACATATCGATACAGCAGTTTCGCCGGGAATTTCGCCTGGAATTTCTCCGGGAATTTCGCCTGGACTATGGGCACTGGCATGGCGGCGTTTGCGCGCCGATACCGTGGCCATGGTGGCGCTGGCCATCGTGGTCGCCTATCTGGTGACGCTGGCGCTGTCGGCGACCGGGCTGGTGGCGTCCAACTGGGCTGACGAAGTCGGCGTGAATTACGCTCCGCCGACCTTCATGGGAGCGCAATCGGCGGCCGAACGCGGTGCCTCGCCGATCGAGCCCGGCCTGGCGGCACTGCCGCCCGAGAACCCGCTCGATCCTTTGAAAGACATCATCCGCGAATTGCGCGCGCAGACAGTGTCGCAGCAGCCGGTGATCGTCAATGACTACGGCATCCCCGATCCGATCGGTGCCGAGCTGGCCGAAGTGCGTGCCGACATCGCCAAGGGCGGTGCCGCCAAGGCCGCCATCGTGCGCAAGGAAACGCTGCCGTTCGGGGCCGACAAATGGGGCCACGACATCCTCCAGAAAACCATCAAGGGTGCTGAAACCTCGATCGTCGTTGGTCTGGTGGCAGCCCTGCTGGCGACCTTCCTCGGTACCGTCTTCGGTGCGTTCTCGGGCTATTTCGGCGGCAAGGTCGATGACCTGTTCAACTGGTTTTACAGCATCTTCACGTCGGTGCCGTATCTGCTGCTGATCCTCGCAGTGGCCGCGGTGCTGCAGCAAAAAGGCGTGGTCACCATCGTGCTGATCCTTGGCCTGACCGGCTGGACCGGCACCTACCGGCTGATCCGTGCCGAATACCTGAAGCACAAGAACCGCGAATACGTCTGGGCAGCCGACGCGATCGGCGCGTCGCACATGCGCAAGATGTTCACGCATATTTTTCCGAACGTGAGCCACGTCGCGCTGGTGCAGGTGTCGATCCTGGTGGTGGGTTTCATCAAGGCCGAAGTGATCCTGAGCTTTCTGGGTTTTGGCGTGCCGGTCGGCACCGTGTCGTGGGGCAGCATGCTCAATGAAGCGCAGAACGAACTGATCCTCGGCAAGTGGTGGCAACTGGTGGCCGCGAGTGTTGCGATGGCGGTGCTGGTGACGGCGTTCTCGCTGTTTACCGATGCCTTGCGCGATGCGCTCGATCCGAAGCTCAAATAG
- a CDS encoding ABC transporter permease — MTSYILRRLWQMLPTMLGVILLVFLLFNWVGGDPAYILAGKMSNAEQIANIRTQLGIDQPFYVQLWIFIKQIATFDFGSSWSTGEKVSNVILSRLGPSLTVLIPLTILETVLAVGLALGIAFVRGSLTDRAIMVACTIGMSISILVYIIVFQYFFAYKLGLFPVQGWGDSFLENLFKYSLLPIIIGLAVSVAPTLRLFRTFVLDEVNQDYVRTARAKGVSERRILWVHVLRNAAIPIITHVMSNLPALLIGAFLIERFFSIPGIGREVILAVERSDFPVIKAITVYVAAATMIFNLLTDLMYQAVDPRVQLK; from the coding sequence ATGACTTCCTACATATTGCGGCGCCTGTGGCAAATGCTGCCGACCATGCTGGGCGTGATCCTGCTGGTCTTCCTGCTGTTCAATTGGGTAGGCGGCGACCCGGCCTACATCCTGGCCGGCAAGATGTCGAACGCCGAACAGATTGCCAACATCCGCACCCAGCTCGGCATCGACCAGCCGTTCTACGTGCAGCTGTGGATCTTCATCAAGCAGATCGCCACCTTCGATTTCGGCAGCAGCTGGAGCACCGGCGAAAAAGTCTCGAATGTGATCCTGTCGCGCCTCGGCCCGTCGCTCACCGTGCTCATCCCATTGACCATCCTCGAGACCGTGCTGGCAGTCGGCCTGGCACTGGGCATCGCCTTCGTGCGCGGCTCATTGACCGATCGCGCCATCATGGTCGCCTGTACCATCGGCATGTCGATCAGCATCCTGGTCTACATCATCGTGTTCCAGTACTTCTTTGCCTACAAGCTGGGCCTGTTCCCGGTGCAGGGCTGGGGCGACAGCTTCCTCGAAAACCTGTTCAAGTATTCGCTGCTGCCGATCATCATCGGCCTGGCCGTCAGCGTCGCGCCGACACTGCGGCTGTTCCGCACCTTCGTGCTTGATGAAGTCAATCAGGATTACGTCCGCACCGCGCGCGCCAAAGGCGTGTCCGAGCGCCGCATCCTGTGGGTGCATGTCTTGCGCAATGCCGCCATCCCTATCATCACGCACGTCATGTCGAACTTGCCGGCCTTGCTGATCGGCGCCTTCCTGATCGAGCGCTTTTTCTCGATCCCGGGCATAGGCCGCGAAGTCATTCTGGCTGTTGAACGCAGTGACTTCCCGGTCATCAAGGCGATCACGGTCTATGTCGCCGCCGCCACGATGATCTTTAATTTGCTCACGGACTTGATGTACCAGGCCGTCGATCCACGCGTACAACTGAAGTAG